From Mobula birostris isolate sMobBir1 chromosome 22, sMobBir1.hap1, whole genome shotgun sequence, the proteins below share one genomic window:
- the LOC140186216 gene encoding uncharacterized protein isoform X2 yields the protein MPKTRFDANEGDRLLVPCSFKADETVQSSDLRLEWGVIMEPSGSYRPIYRVVGSMLEPITEPNPYEGRAQMFISLIPKGNCSLVLQPVLARDAGQYELRLYSQGEMTVNGQKVVVAVHSGKAPGPLKEMKTGTASVKDRTLEGVNGDTCREFSNFDKHLMTLTKGINSVSTRTGVSTLGLEIVAGVVTGILLVGTVAGILFCCYLYKGLKALRKGKSRRQKCRKYCRKSKHRRPRTEDPVTREEEVFQVETPEPTMSSLPEQGEHQRASDTNSTLYGFDMLQSN from the exons ATGCCAAAAACTAGGTTTGATGCCAATGAAGGTGACAGGCTCCTTGTCCCATGCTCCTTCAAAGCAGATGAAACTGTCCAGTCCAGCGACCTGCGACTCGAGTGGGGAGTCATCATGGAGCCCAGCGGTTCCTACCGACCCATCTACCGCGTGGTGGGGTCCATGCTGGAGCCCATCACCGAGCCGAACCCGTACGAAGGCCGCGCTCAGATGTTCATCTCGCTTATCCCCAAGGGGAACTGCTCGCTGGTGCTGCAGCCCGTCCTGGCCAGAGACGCCGGGCAGTACGAGCTGAGGTTGTACTCCCAGGGCGAGATGACGGTGAATGGACAAAAAGTCGTGGTCGCTGTCCACAGTGGGAAAG CGCCAGGTCCTCTGAAGGAAATGAAGACGGGAACAGCCTCTGTGAAGGACAGAACGTTGGAAGGGGTGAATGGGGATACCTGCAGAGAATTTTCCAACTTCGACAAGCACTTGATGACTTTAACGAAGGGCATAAACTCGGTGTCTACACGGACAGGTGTGTCGACGCTGGGTCTGGAGATTGTCGCTGGAGTCGTGACCGGAATCCTCCTGGTGGGCACCGTGGCTGGTATCCTGTTCTG TTGCTATTTATACAAGGGGCTGAAAGCTCTCAGGAAAGGAAAGTCAAGGCGCCAGAAGTGCAGGAAGTACTGTCGGAAATCGAAGCACCGCCGTCCACGCACGGAGGATCCGGTCACCAGGGAAGAGGAGGTGTTTCAAGTGGAAACCCCGGAACCGACAATGTCAAGCTTGCCGGAGCAAGGCGAACATCAGAGAGCATCAGACACCAACTCAACGTTGTATGGATTCGACATGTTGCAAAGCAACTAG
- the LOC140186216 gene encoding uncharacterized protein isoform X1, giving the protein MGRCPEVAGRSAEASASAQHSPTWLTAETPCKMHLYPRLWILTFLLQAASALEIEDIQMPKTRFDANEGDRLLVPCSFKADETVQSSDLRLEWGVIMEPSGSYRPIYRVVGSMLEPITEPNPYEGRAQMFISLIPKGNCSLVLQPVLARDAGQYELRLYSQGEMTVNGQKVVVAVHSGKAPGPLKEMKTGTASVKDRTLEGVNGDTCREFSNFDKHLMTLTKGINSVSTRTGVSTLGLEIVAGVVTGILLVGTVAGILFCCYLYKGLKALRKGKSRRQKCRKYCRKSKHRRPRTEDPVTREEEVFQVETPEPTMSSLPEQGEHQRASDTNSTLYGFDMLQSN; this is encoded by the exons ATGGGCCGTTGTCCGGAGGTTGCGGGCCGCTCGGCCGAGGCTTCCGCCAGCGCACAGCACAGCCCAACATGGCTTACGGCTGAGACTCCCTGTAAGATGCACCTCTACCCCCGACTCTGGATCCTCACATTCCTCCTGCAAGCTGCTTCAG CTTTAGAAATCGAAGACATCCAGATGCCAAAAACTAGGTTTGATGCCAATGAAGGTGACAGGCTCCTTGTCCCATGCTCCTTCAAAGCAGATGAAACTGTCCAGTCCAGCGACCTGCGACTCGAGTGGGGAGTCATCATGGAGCCCAGCGGTTCCTACCGACCCATCTACCGCGTGGTGGGGTCCATGCTGGAGCCCATCACCGAGCCGAACCCGTACGAAGGCCGCGCTCAGATGTTCATCTCGCTTATCCCCAAGGGGAACTGCTCGCTGGTGCTGCAGCCCGTCCTGGCCAGAGACGCCGGGCAGTACGAGCTGAGGTTGTACTCCCAGGGCGAGATGACGGTGAATGGACAAAAAGTCGTGGTCGCTGTCCACAGTGGGAAAG CGCCAGGTCCTCTGAAGGAAATGAAGACGGGAACAGCCTCTGTGAAGGACAGAACGTTGGAAGGGGTGAATGGGGATACCTGCAGAGAATTTTCCAACTTCGACAAGCACTTGATGACTTTAACGAAGGGCATAAACTCGGTGTCTACACGGACAGGTGTGTCGACGCTGGGTCTGGAGATTGTCGCTGGAGTCGTGACCGGAATCCTCCTGGTGGGCACCGTGGCTGGTATCCTGTTCTG TTGCTATTTATACAAGGGGCTGAAAGCTCTCAGGAAAGGAAAGTCAAGGCGCCAGAAGTGCAGGAAGTACTGTCGGAAATCGAAGCACCGCCGTCCACGCACGGAGGATCCGGTCACCAGGGAAGAGGAGGTGTTTCAAGTGGAAACCCCGGAACCGACAATGTCAAGCTTGCCGGAGCAAGGCGAACATCAGAGAGCATCAGACACCAACTCAACGTTGTATGGATTCGACATGTTGCAAAGCAACTAG